The Mastacembelus armatus chromosome 24, fMasArm1.2, whole genome shotgun sequence sequence TATAACAAGGTGGGTAGTAATTCATATGGAAACTGGTGAGAAGGTATGAAAAGGAgcagaaggggggggggggggggggcaggaatGGTCATAGGCTGGTTCATAGACTCTATTAATGATGTCAAATAGATATATGTGTCTAGAAATTAAATTGGAGAAAAAGGCAGACTGAGTGATATGTAATGAGTGTTTCTTTGTTACAACGGAGTGCTAAGCTAGGTAGATaaagtgtgtgttgtatttacaacattttttcTCTAATGGTCAGCAGGATTATTTGAAGTGGTTAAGGTGATCACTAGACGAAAGTGTATTGGTGTACAGTTGTTTAAATCTTGTATGGCTAGGTGATACCCTATTTAGAAGGTCAGTGAGATTAAAATGAGGAGAATCCAAAACAGTGTCAGGTATATACGAGGTGAATGATACATCTGTAAGAACAGACGGTAAATGTTCCCAGAAGAATTCTACAGTAGATAAGTTTAACTTATCAAACTTAAAGAAGCTAAATCAGTAAGATTATATGTATTATGATagataatacatatatattatagtaGATTACATGACatataacagtgtaaatgtgattaaatataataatctaATCTCTGTatgaaatgaatgttttaataaaataaaataaagttatgtGCAAAGATCATTAGTGGAGTGAAAATTGCTGGAAGGTACCAGGAAGACTGAACAGAgggattaaccctctggggtcaacGAACATGCCAGTGCATTTTGTGGCGTCTTCTAATGCCGAAAAGAACTTAACTACTTACTATTACTCAGTCAGTTTTATTGtaacagataagagcaatatattctagggtctagttttagttgtatacactcataataacaaaatgctgtgcttttgtaaaataaagaaagcaaacagggtgcgctctctgtcttctctcttcacagacacgtaaataaaacagccTGAATCTCAGCCtcttgcctcaaagacatgagaaatatatacataaagagcttgaaatgtcttctgttaaatgaaataattcaagtcaaaaacaaatctctcTTTATCTAATCCATATGAATGTAAGGAGTGGTACCGTTTCTCCTAgctcacctcattatagctaatgtttatatggaaataatctgaggtgagccaggtaattagATGCACACCCCCGAGAAGTGGCATAAAACGTCACACTCATTGTTACGGCCATGGGCCGTTCGGCTTTTCGCCCCCTCGTGTGTGTTATTGTGATATTGTGTTTGACTGAGAAACccagtgagaggatgcctgggATATCCTCACCCACACCTTCCAACCTCCGTCCGCTGGGTGGAGCTGTAGACAGGGTGACCAACAGCAGAGGAAGTTGCCGACTCGCACCTGCAGAACATCTCCATGGACCGCGCCTCCTCGCCTGATTGGTTCCCCTTCACCAGCCTCCCACCAATCAGCTGACTACACCTCAGCATTTCCTATATTTAAGGCCCAGGATTCCCGACACTCGGGGTGAGTTGTGCCTTGCCAATGGTCAGTTTACCTCGGTGTTGTGACTTTCTCCTCAAACCTTGTTGTCAGTGTAGTGCTTGTACACCGCTTGTCGGTTTGAATAGTCTTTGTGTTCTTACTAATATTACAGCTGTATAGTTATTGGTATTTGTGTCGATTTTCTAAAGTAGTTAAAAAGATCTGGAAATATTAGTTCATTTTTGAATGGCTTTgagcctgtgtgttttttgttgaacGTTTTGAAGTACTTGGCTGTGCCCATGccagaatctgttttttttttgttgttgtatttaaGCTCCTTGGCCTTTTCTtggtttgtaaataaatatcggCCGACTTTTACGATCTGGTCAATGTGTTCTTCCCCTAGACACAAAGGGTTGTAACACTCATAGAATTTAATTACCTTGTCTGCGTCTGGATGATGGCACGCCACACGAGTaaagaagcattttggatggtttcagacagcgacgaagagtttactttgtgGTGCCCACTGTGTCATGCACCTTCACatccaacacacaaacacatgcacttgGCATCACCTTACCACAGCCACCTGCTCCCACTCCCATGCCCACAGCAGGCGCTGTCTCCACAAGGTCTTTTCCTGTTCTCCACACCAAACATCAAGCATTTCACAAAAaagggacagagaaagaaaatacatagCTCTGTGTCTGCACAAGTATGGATATTTATGTCTCCAACATTTGTGGTTGTCTGTCCAATTAAGTTAACTTAAATTTGTATCTTTCAAAGTTACAGCTGAAGTTAAATTTTACCTTTGCTGTAAGCTCCTGGCTGAGCGGCAGTGGTGGATATCTTCTAGAAGTACTGGATAAGTTTTCCTACCAAAAATAACAGTTTTCCTCACAGTGGAATTTGTAATgcaataaaactaataatacaAAGCACAGTGACAAGCCAAGGTCATGGTCCAATAATGATGATTTTATAGCTTGATGCAGGACATTGTCGTCTTTGGATATGAATGTGTTCAAGACAAATGAGCTGGTAACTGAATTTAAGATAAATTAATCAACCCTATTCCTTGTGGTACAAGCATCTGGGGTACACTTGTTGACAATGAATTGTTCTTTATATTGGTTGTATATAAAAGTCCACCAACACATGCACTTCCTTTATAAGTTATGTAGGGTGGACAATGATTTATTGAAGATGTGTTATCCCTGTTTTACTGTATCAGATTTTAACCTTTTTACCCTTAAATAGGAAATGGCTGCAGAGTATTGCTAAAGTGTGCCACAATATTGTCAGCACAATGTTGGATCACATTTCTAATCTCAATAAAGTTAGGCCTCTGATAGAGACCAAGTTAATCTTAGCTGATCCCAGTCAATCTTTTTTTTCAAGTGTTTAAGTTGCTCAAGCAGCCAAGATTCAGGGATAATAGGTTTAAAAGTCTAAAATGTCCCAAAGGCCATTGACTTTTTAAACTCTGCCAAgacattattgtgtgtgttttctctatttCATGTTTGGTGTGGTGGTGTTGGGttgtatttttgattttatctAATACCGTCTGTGTAAAGATTTGGCAGAAAAAGGACTGTTTACCTAAAGATGATGGGTGTGGTTTGCTGTACAGATGCCTTGAGACACTGGTCaatattaaaaaagtatttttaatgaCTGAAGACATTCTTTATATAGACATGAGACTTCTGGTATCATATCCTGTGACAAACATCACAATATGTCTACATATAAGGTaaatcattattgttattattaaatcATTATTAGAAATTGTTGTAAAATGAAAGGATTCAAAAAAGGTTTCAGAAGGTTAGGTTCATGGACAGTATCATACTCTGGTGTCTAAAATCCTCAAAAGTCCCTCTTCTGATTGGAcagttagaaataaaaaaaaagtatggtAATGAGACAGGGTTGATAAAAATCATGATGCACAGTGACAATGACAAAGTATATGAAGATCACCACCACAGACACATGAACTCCTGTATCTTGAATATTTAAAAGGTATGaactaaactgaaaatgtatgtTTGCTTGTAATTTTCCATTTGTGCAGTTGTACTAATGTGTCACAGTATTCTGACATTATAACCATTGTTATTCTTTACtcaaaaactgattttcaaGAAACCAGAAACATGTCACCAGAAGTTAATGTCAACAGCTCTAATGCTGATGACACACCTCTCTGCTATGCAATACATAAGGTCTCTTATATATTGATAAGTTCCCCTTCAacaatatgtgttttattacacaTTGTACTTGGTTCATTATCTGTTGTAACTGTATGTGGAAATCTCCTGGTAATAATCTCCATAACTTACTTCAAACAGCTCCACACTGCTACAaactctcttgttctctctctggctgtgacTGACCTGCTCGTTGGTGTGCTGGTCTTTCCTCTCAGCATGGTGTTCAATGTAAGCTCATGTCTGTATCATGacagtttattttgtaaaatacgAGGCAGCtgtactgtgtcactgtgtacAGCttccattttaaatttatgttgtATTTCCATTGACAGATATTATGCAGTGTGTCAACCTCTGACATATAGAACTaagataaatgtgcatgttgttgtGGTCATGATCTTTGGAACCTGGACTGTTTCTGTTGTAGTTGCTCTTGGATTTTTAATTTCAGGATTAAACCAGgaaaaatgtgaagaaacatgttttattgatgTTGTACTTCCAAATATTTTGGCAcctgttttctcattttaccTCCCAATGATTGTAATGTTGTGTATCTACCTGAAGATTTTCCTTGTTGCACAGAAACAGGCACGCAGCATCCAGAACACAACCTGTCAGAGCTTAAAGTCCAGAGCAACTGTCAgtaagatggagagaaaggcCACCAAAACTCTTGCTACTGTTATGGGAGTTTTCCTGATGTGTTGGactcctttcttcctctgttttgcCATTCAACTTTTGAGTCATGTGTCGGTGCcagtttcagtgtttgaaaCACTCAGCTGGCTCGCCCTGTCAAACTCAACACTCAATCCATTTATCTATGCTTTCTTTTACAGCTGGTTCCGAGCAGCTTTCAGAATCATCatttctggaaaaatatttCGAGGTGACTTTGCTCACACAAAACTCCTCTGACATATTGTTTGGTGAACTGTAATAGTCAGCAGACACATTAACAATGATAAAATCTCTTAGAATGAATataaaaagttataaaataatcagaaaaaacaaaccagagcTTAATGTATTTTACATCTCTTCATTATAGGATTCAttaaaggttttaaaataatattgatcTTCTTagtccttttaaaaatgttcaattttAATATAATTGCATGTATTCTTACAGTCTATCACTGTTCTTAGCTGTCACCACACTTGATTCACATTTTCCCAGCCCATGACTCACATGAAGATTTTTCTCACCTGTACATGAATGTTTGAATTTGCTGTAGACGTTAAATCTCCATACCTCTACAGCACAGTCAAACATTGAACATACACAGGTTTCAGCTGATCTTAATGTATATGGAAACATTCAGAGCCACATAAGGTTCTTTTCAGTGATACAGAGAAAAAGGTTTACTTTTTCATAAAACCATAATTGTCAAGGTTATAtgtaatttaatatttgaaaatacattgATGAATTCTACAATAAAAATCACAAGTGCAAATCTGggttgtaaaataaataaatatttgttgaaaGAGTCAGTTTGGTTTTGtgcatgttaatgttaatatgCTGGAAGGTCCATTATTTATGATTGAAATATCTCTACAGCTATAGGACAGATGACTTTGACATCTAGCACAGATAATGACAGTGTTCAGAAGATAAATGTTGCTGACATGATCACCTgactttcctccttttcctccactttATACAGTTCAGAGTCTTGGATTTAAAATACCTACTAGACTGATTTCCATGAATATTGGTCCAGTCATTTGAGCATTATACATTAACTGAATATGCAGGATGTGTGCTCCAGTACCCAAAACTGCACAGACCAGGCATTGAACATCTCTGATGTGAaatcacaaccacacacatgaATACAACTAGCTGCAGTATACAAAGCAACACATGAAAGGAGGCCACTAGCCATGAGACATGATGAATACCCTGCATGTTAAGACAAATCATGTTAGACACATTGATGACTGAAGATAAAAGCCAGATGCAGACGACTGCAGAGGCAAACACACATCTGAATTTACAGGTGCCTGAACATAAATTTTGATTCTTAGTTTATCAATGTGACATCAtaactgttattattatttaatgattaataagaaataaattggcCATTTTGTTAAAATCATTCAGAAAAATATAATGTTTCTGCAGGGCCATCTGTCAGACTGGAGTATGTATCAGCATAGACCTATTCAAACCTCTCTCTTGGTGAAGACTGTGGTAGGACATGATGGACAACCACTTTGGGACTTCTCTGAATGACTTGGTGGCTGAGTTAGCGGCCATGGTGTATGACCAGTCAGGGACTACAAGGCAGCATCTAGCAGTCTTGCAGGAGCACTCTCACATTCTGCCCCACACCACTACCCCAGtaaccattgtagagaatgagggtctgtcagccaaagcagtCAGCTTTCTCACGTCGGGTGGCGGACCAGCAcggcgacggaacacaaacttcacccgacgccgactgggtgctgctgaaggtgatcaagaggaagtggtcagagccGTGGTGGACAGGGCCCTACCAGGTGATAGAGagaacatcccacgcagtgaggttaaagggaaaaggagacacctggtaccactggtcgcagtgtgcaccaggagaaccgccatccagatctttgaccgaggtccaggaggacctgctacaacatacctctgtctcggctgaggcagagaaggaccctcctcaaAAAGGGGCAtaataatccccggggagcgagtcaggtactgagatagtccaccctcagtccgaagagagaagaagctggccgagagggagggggtgaaaaagagCACCCCTCTCCAccaagaggtgtgccaagcctacagccgacgaatcagagcgcagagCCAGGCAACatcgagggattgttggttgtgattttgagggGTAGTTTTAGCcgttgatttattttgtttattgtgtatgtttagccattattagatagtttagttaacaattggGGAGTTAAAGCGGAGAAGTTTGGATTTGGATTAgtcacctgtgggtgctgcttcattccatgcCTGCGTTCCCTCGCAGTTAGGCTTATATCGTCTACTATAGAGAAACACGACCCAAAAGTTCTGATGCCCTTATTGGCCCAGGGCTcagatgatgacagtgatgaccTAGACGGGGTACAGCTCCAagagatgtgatctcctaagggagatcaagagagggatagcaaaattccaatttgtttaaATGGGCTCTTAGGAGGTACTAAGGGGGGacttgtggaatgcagatgcacccatgAGGACTTCACATaagaacaacagtgcagagtacccggcctttttggagtctctcgggggggtgctgaaaggtgctcctactgaggactccataattctgttgggggacttcaacgctcacgtgggcagcgacagtgaaacctggaggggcgtgactgggaggaacagcctccccgatacgaacccgagcggtgttctgttgctggacttctgtgctagtcacagtttgtccataacaaacaccatgttcaagcataagggtgtccatcagtgtacatggcaccaggacaccctaggccggaggtcaatgatcgactttgtagtcgtgtcgtctgaccttcggccgtatgtcttggacactcgggtgaagagaggggcagagctgtcaactgatcaccacctggtggtgagttggatccgctggcggaggaggaagcgggacagacttggcaagcccaaacatactgtgagggtctgttgggaatgtttggctgaaCCCACTGTCATGATTGCTTGTGAGTCGTGGTGTTGGGTCAGAGCTTTCCTCCACATAGAACACCcagagtcaaaacaaaacagttttatttatgccAATAAAGATTATGTCTCTGGTTGATCGAAGTGTAGAAGACAGGGTGAAGTCCACAAGGTCGTGCTGAAGTTGTTCTCTATGAGGGTCGGGTTCGGTATCTGTATGGCGACCTTCATGGGAAGCAGGACAGTCCTGTTAACGCCCGCAGAGCAACGCCAGACGGAAAACCTCCTCCGATGTCCCCGATAGCGGCGCTCTCTGTACTGGGAGTAGGAAtagaagaaacaaaaaggaagtaATTAGTCAAGCTTTAGCGGGCTGCGGGTGATGCACCTGCTCCTCCTTAGCTAGCGGCGGAGTGGCGTCCTCGCGGCTCTTCCTGGTGCAGAGATTCGATTCGGTAGTTCTCCTAGTCTCTCCTTTACTCCTTTTCTCCCTTCTGGCGAAATCCTCTTCTTCTGCGGGGTGATGGCCGTGGTCTCCTGTTGAAAGcgacagacaacctggcagtttGTTGCTGCCCAGGGTCCTCTATTTAACCCGTGAAAACTCTCAGGTGTAAATCATTACCGTAATGAGTCAATTTTCATGAATGCAGTTCATCAACATCCTGTTTATCCCTCCAGAATAAAATTCCTCTACCGGAAGTTCTATTCTGGAACTTCACACCCACTGTCAgggaggtctttaactcacacctccaagagagcttctaccagatcccgggggaggctggggacattgagtccaaatggaccatgttttccacctccattgtcgacgcggcgaCTAGGAGCTGGGGCagtaaggtttcgggtgcctgtcgtggcggcaatccccgaacccggtggtggacaccggaggtaagggatgccgtcaagctgaagaaagaGTCGTACCGAGcttggctggcttgtgggacttccgaagcagctgacaggtaccgcagggccaagcatGCTGCACCCCAGGCAGTAacggcggcaaaaactcgggtatgggaggagttcggtgaggccatggagaaggactacctgaCAGCCCCGAAGAAATCGGCAAACcatccggcgcctcaggagggggaag is a genomic window containing:
- the LOC113137539 gene encoding trace amine-associated receptor 1-like, producing the protein MSPEVNVNSSNADDTPLCYAIHKVSYILISSPSTICVLLHIVLGSLSVVTVCGNLLVIISITYFKQLHTATNSLVLSLAVTDLLVGVLVFPLSMVFNVSSCLYHDSLFCKIRGSCTVSLCTASILNLCCISIDRYYAVCQPLTYRTKINVHVVVVMIFGTWTVSVVVALGFLISGLNQEKCEETCFIDVVLPNILAPVFSFYLPMIVMLCIYLKIFLVAQKQARSIQNTTCQSLKSRATVSKMERKATKTLATVMGVFLMCWTPFFLCFAIQLLSHVSVPVSVFETLSWLALSNSTLNPFIYAFFYSWFRAAFRIIISGKIFRGDFAHTKLL